The Helicoverpa armigera isolate CAAS_96S chromosome 5, ASM3070526v1, whole genome shotgun sequence sequence CAgatattataattgaaatacCAACATCAAAGTTCACGATAGTCTAGCTAGGACCTTTTTACAGACTGCTCTCAAGCCAAGAATAATCTAGATGATGCAGTATGTAtctgataaaatattgtcaatcTACCCTCAGGTCGAGTTGGACAGACACGCCTGAGGAGAAGGCGCGCAAAGCCGCGGGCGTCGTGAAGGAGGAAGACGTGGAGATGACCCTCAAGCAGGAAGCCAGGATGCGCCACATCGCCAACAGAGACGACGAACAAGAATCCGCCGTCAAGTGAGTGTGCATAACTACCGGTATGGAGATAAAACCGCGTTTACTGTCTTtggttcatttaaaaaaaatatatatttattaagtaataaaaaaaaacttaagttttcatttttttgcagaaaacaCAAGAAGAAACATAAAAGAGAAGAGAGCCTTCTGGACATGCATCAAAAGAAGttgaaaaagaagaagaaggtatGCAGTAGATTCCTTAATATGAATGGGATAATTTAAGTAAGAAAGGGGCTCGTAACTTTAGACGGGTAATAGATGAGCAGCCATTTTTAATTCGTTTTgtgttcattttgtttttaaaataaatactcaaaaaCTACAAGGCATCATTTGATGTTGTTAAAACTTAGTGACCACATCAATTTCTTAACTATTACAGAAAGAGGAGCGAGAAGACGGCAAGAAGGAGCGGCGCCCGTTCAGTCGCGACGTGGATCTTCAAGTGAACCGCTTCGACGAGGCGCAGAAGAAATCCATTATCAAGAAGGCACAAGACTTGGACGGtagattttctcgaggcgaggccaaatatttataaaggtatTTGGCGACAATGTAGCACATACAAGTATAAATATGGAATTTTAAACAGGAGTAATACATCTTTTGTAACATGTTTGTATTTTACATTTCATCTTTACATTCAGAGAATGttacttttgtttgttaaaacgCTATAAGAAGGAAGTAGGAAGAACTATACttgataaattacatattttccttCTTATTTTGGTGCGCAAACATTTTACCtcgattcaaataaatattatttgactaTGTAAACGTAGTGCAATGGTTGATATAGAAATCTGTAGGCGGTTGTTTTCTCGTATTTAAGCACCATTCGGTTTTGAAAcagtttgaattatttatttcttcccTTGGTTTTAATTCAAACAATACATAAGTACACTATTTAAAGTTGAGTATCTATCAGATTTTCTATGTTGCGAAAATAATCAACAACTCTGGCACAGTACATTTCTCACCAAAATGCACTGAGTAGAATTGGAAGATGGTTCATTATTCAACATGTTGAAAGAGTAAACATTGACTGTGAAATTAAACCACGTCggatatgtataatattttacaggtataattatgtatgtttggCTGTTTGATGTTATGATACCGATCCAAGCAGACACGaattatacaaaaatgaaataacaaaagatataataataagcAACGGTTATTTTagttagttaattattttacgGAAGTATGAATTTTAAGTTAAACATTCGATTTtcgattttaataaagttttatcatTATGAAATATCAGAGAAACAAGTAgtttttaaacgtttttgttgttaaagcaAAGTTCTCACTCGATATTCGCAGTTTATCTCGAAAGTAATGGACCAATAGGTTGGTTAACATAAttcacaaattatatttaggtaatGTGTTTCTACTGCACGGTTCCACAAAATATGCTCTGTGCGACCGGAGAGCTCACAGTAAACCGTGCCGAGCTCTATGTCAATGTATCAAATAAATCCATCGACTTTTTGATATGGGCCCCGCGATGGCTTATCCGGCACACCACGAGGCATTGTTGTAGATTCAAAGGTATTGTTATGACTTCTGCCGAAACATTATCCTTCGCTTTGTTATGACAAGAAATATAAGCAAAGGCCCTTGCAACTCAAATTGTttagtttcaaaattattgtgtCTGTAAACATATTTACTTGTTCTAAAAAATagcaatattaaaaatgattgtAGTACCTTCAAAATTACCTCTGTTATTAATATGATATAAGTAGTTCTGTATTCCAGCCTGCTTGGGTTGCAATATGTTTATAAATCGTAGTCATTTAACAGTTTGTATTGAAATGATGTACAAAACTATACATACTCAACAGAAGCTAATTGTAAATATACGGTTTTACCTGTATActgtctttattttataaatacccaGATAACGTAAACTTATTGACTAAACTGACTATCAAATACTAAATGTATCCGTATACTTTGAAATGTTAAATTCCTATTTAACTAAATAACCTTATCCTGAATAAGTTGAACCTGATGAAGAGAGAGTTATCCACTTTTTTGTAGCTTATCAGACGTTACGCATGACACATTTCGGCGATTAATTATTGTATATGAAGCCCAGTGTTGCTTGCCTTTTgtgaggtaaataaaatataaagtaaaacaataaagtcTTATAAGTACAATTCATTTACTATAATAAATGCGGAACTACACTAGCACGAACATAAAGCGATTAAATGGCCATAGTGGCCACTGTGTCTGTGGAGTTCACCGATTCCATGGACGGACAGATCTTCACCTTGGACTCCTCACAGCAAAGCGGCTCATCGGCAGTCAAATCAGCATACGTCCACGGCTTATCGCATATTTGGTAGAATGCTGACAACtgtgaaaataagtaattttttgttatttgcaaATAAGTCGTCTCATCTGTTAAGCTAGCAGTGTTCTAATCAAATTACCTTCAATTCTTTGGCATTCTTAAGCCTATTGCATAGAACTTCCGGTCCTTTAGCCTTGGTGGCAGTGGCCAAGGCGTTGCAAAGGCTCTTGCAAGTGCCAGCACCCTCGTCGTCACACTTGACTACCAACCCCGGAGTCTGCGAAAGGAGGGGCAGACTGCCGAGCTCTATCGTACTAGTTGGAAAGCCTCCACATGAACAATTGCCCTTTGGTCCGTCATCTGGTGCTGTTGAactgtgaaaaaatatatttgagtaCCCAAAATAATCGCAAAGAATTCGagtaaatataacaaatgacgtACGTGCTGCTCTTCTCCTCGGCCAGTATAAAGCTAAGTCCGTATAGTAGGATGACGCAGAGGTCACACAGCAGCACTCTTGAAGACATGTCGACTGCGGCGGAGACGACTTTACTAACGGTACGTTCCACTTCCACAACACTTATATAGCCAGGTATTTTGAAGTGTTCGCCGAATTATGCATTGTGTGCACACTTTCTGATATTTTTACACGGACATTCCACCTTTTCGCCTACCTCATAATGGTTTGTTCACCAGGACAACCCGAGCGGCTGTTACTTATCCGCACATATTTCAAATAGATGCCTACTTATAAAGATTTATTAGATTCATATTAAAGACATTTTTACCTACAACATTACACTCAATCTGGTGTGTAAGTTGTAAGACAGAAAATGGCCTGTCTGCTTCTAATTCACCATAAACTTCGTCACTCCGTGGTGATTAGTACTTGTTTAATACCTAAATAGATATGACTCTTAATCAGTGGTGTATCACGGATGATAGCGTTTCTTAAACATTTGTCCTAAAATTACTTTTAGTATGGACACTGCAGCGATATGGCCAACTATTGTTTTGATATGAGAAGATCGGGATTGTTATGATTGTAGGTTTATACAATAAGTCGTTACTTGGTTGCATGGATTTATAATTATGCATACAGGTATCAACATTTGACACCAGCCGTACTAACGGAAACCATTAATTTGCAGACAGCCATGACTACGTAACTCATAGTTCAAATCTACCTACaactacctataaaataaaagtgtgcgttcgcgcagcggaatgttgttgaatttaaagattttaattatgcagataattagtgtaagacgtcctataattgtgtatggtaaataaaaatttgtgtatgcagccattgtggagaaattcaccaaaaacagattccgctgggcgaacgttggcgaacgttgtcctggcggaactttttttaatccatagactttagaagaaaagagatgtgtccgaaaattagtgtgtatttgtgtataattgattatgtatgaatgcaatcagtgcatgcataaacttcggagaaattcaagtttccgctacgcgaacgtttggccattagctagttttcatataaagcgcttacgtagagagctgtagatttttacgtacgtagttttgaatttgtttatatttgtttaaaacacagatttagaaaaagtcgtagggtttaaaagataaaaatataaacgtaaaatacacttattaggtcttagttcttaaagtatgcagtttggggtctagcttttcacgtttacacaaaccttgtaagtgtctccaacatgttgccaagtatcaatgatattccgttagtaattaaaaagttataggatattttaccatgaacagatcactgtctacaaagcagtcgaatatcacgacgttctaaagtaattgcatggtaaaatgtatgccaataattagtttagtcattcaactattcacttgcaaaatttcatgtcattaaattcagtaattaaagaaagacaattataatactgacggagcatcgaaaccctacataatccgaccaagttcggataggtacaaaaaagcggccgtgccatatgtctaagcaacgttcttaacttggaaggttagtatatttattaatatggtacagatgcgtacacaagcgttaggaaaaataaaacaattgcatttcttg is a genomic window containing:
- the LOC110371428 gene encoding uncharacterized protein LOC110371428, with translation MSSRVLLCDLCVILLYGLSFILAEEKSSTSTAPDDGPKGNCSCGGFPTSTIELGSLPLLSQTPGLVVKCDDEGAGTCKSLCNALATATKAKGPEVLCNRLKNAKELKLSAFYQICDKPWTYADLTADEPLCCEESKVKICPSMESVNSTDTVATMAI